From Vibrio aerogenes, a single genomic window includes:
- the dnaQ gene encoding DNA polymerase III subunit epsilon: MNTSTETHGNESGAHRIIVLDTETTGMNREGGPHYEGHRIIEIGAVEIINRKLTGRHFHVYLKPDREIQPEAIEVHGITDAFLVDKPEYADVHDSFLEFMQGAELVAHNAPFDTGFIDYEFAKLNAGTGLISDYCQITDTLAMAKKIFPGKRNNLDVLCDRYGIDNSHRTLHGALLDAEILADVYLLMTGGQTSLEFSAGQNSGEGDSVRRVVSERKTLKVLKASADELQAHQERLDLVEKSGTCLWRQ, from the coding sequence ATGAATACCAGTACTGAAACACATGGCAATGAGTCCGGAGCGCACCGGATTATTGTGCTTGATACCGAAACAACCGGTATGAATCGTGAAGGCGGTCCTCATTACGAAGGCCACCGGATTATCGAAATTGGTGCCGTTGAAATTATTAACCGTAAATTAACGGGCAGACATTTTCATGTGTATCTGAAACCAGATCGGGAAATTCAGCCTGAAGCGATTGAGGTTCACGGGATTACCGATGCGTTTTTAGTGGATAAGCCTGAGTATGCTGATGTCCATGACTCTTTTCTTGAATTTATGCAAGGTGCAGAATTGGTTGCACACAATGCGCCCTTTGATACCGGGTTTATTGACTACGAGTTTGCTAAATTAAATGCGGGCACCGGTTTAATTTCTGACTATTGCCAGATTACAGATACTCTGGCAATGGCGAAGAAGATTTTCCCGGGAAAACGGAATAATCTTGATGTGCTTTGTGATCGTTATGGGATTGACAATTCTCACCGTACGTTGCACGGAGCCTTACTCGATGCTGAGATTCTGGCTGATGTTTATCTGTTAATGACGGGTGGGCAGACGTCACTTGAATTTTCTGCCGGTCAGAATTCAGGAGAAGGTGATTCTGTCAGACGTGTCGTTTCAGAACGAAAAACATTAAAGGTTTTGAAGGCTTCTGCCGATGAATTACAAGCACATCAGGAAAGATTAGATCTCGTTGAAAAAAGTGGTACTTGTTTGTGGCGTCAGTAG
- a CDS encoding methyltransferase domain-containing protein, whose protein sequence is MEPARSQKKIEKPYSWDQLKNGSWVRESIQARLDEWWPKLFGYHMLKLGGLSCEIASSQSNIQHQVHLDVENKLHTVIADGYALPFMEKSVDMVLMAHQLDYCNDPHRMLREVDRVLIDDGYIVITGFNPVSLVGCTSLLPWRKKYFPWSGRMFTPNRIADWLGVLNYQVIECDRYGLFPAQNCRAFWTWLENNTGGGIRSFSSLYFIVARKRTYPLQPIKPHWRLKRTLSPVRLNYRTSTGK, encoded by the coding sequence ATGGAACCAGCACGTAGTCAAAAAAAAATTGAAAAGCCCTACTCTTGGGACCAGCTTAAAAATGGTTCATGGGTTCGTGAATCAATCCAGGCGCGTCTGGACGAGTGGTGGCCTAAGTTATTTGGTTACCATATGTTGAAACTTGGTGGCCTGAGTTGTGAGATTGCCAGTAGTCAGTCAAATATTCAACATCAGGTTCATCTGGATGTTGAAAATAAGTTGCATACGGTTATTGCTGATGGTTATGCATTACCGTTTATGGAAAAAAGTGTTGATATGGTTCTGATGGCCCATCAGCTGGATTATTGCAATGATCCACACCGAATGCTGCGTGAAGTCGACAGAGTGCTGATTGATGACGGATATATTGTGATCACCGGGTTTAATCCCGTGAGTCTGGTTGGCTGCACAAGCTTGTTACCGTGGCGTAAAAAATATTTTCCGTGGAGCGGGCGGATGTTTACCCCCAACCGGATTGCTGACTGGCTGGGTGTGCTGAATTATCAGGTCATTGAATGTGACAGATACGGGCTGTTCCCCGCCCAAAACTGCCGGGCTTTCTGGACATGGCTGGAAAATAATACCGGAGGGGGAATTCGTTCTTTCAGCAGCCTGTATTTTATTGTTGCAAGGAAGAGAACTTATCCGTTACAGCCAATTAAACCCCACTGGCGTCTGAAAAGAACATTAAGTCCGGTGCGTTTGAATTACCGGACCTCGACCGGAAAGTAA
- the purN gene encoding phosphoribosylglycinamide formyltransferase gives MKNIVVLVSGNGTNLQAIIDACDSDITNGKVTAVFSNKADAFALERAKQAGASAIFVDPKSFDTRDAFDRSLMEQIDQFEPTLIILAGYMRILSGEFVRHYMGKMINIHPSLLPKYPGLNTYQRAILAGDEEHGTSVHFVTEQLDGGPVILQAKVPIDDDDTIDTLTKKVQTEEHRIYPLVAKWFIEERVRMENGIAYFDDKELGVHGYTGPHN, from the coding sequence ATGAAAAATATTGTTGTATTAGTTTCAGGAAACGGGACGAATTTGCAGGCGATTATCGATGCCTGCGATTCAGATATCACGAACGGGAAAGTGACCGCTGTTTTCTCAAATAAAGCAGATGCATTTGCTCTGGAACGAGCCAAACAAGCCGGTGCCAGTGCAATTTTTGTTGATCCCAAATCGTTTGATACCAGAGATGCTTTTGATCGCTCTTTAATGGAGCAAATTGATCAGTTTGAACCAACGCTGATTATACTTGCTGGATATATGCGGATCCTCAGTGGAGAATTTGTTCGCCATTACATGGGTAAAATGATCAATATCCATCCATCTCTTCTGCCAAAATATCCGGGACTGAATACTTATCAACGAGCAATCTTGGCCGGTGACGAGGAACACGGCACCAGCGTTCATTTTGTAACTGAACAACTCGACGGCGGACCGGTCATCCTTCAGGCGAAAGTTCCTATTGACGATGATGATACAATCGACACTCTGACGAAAAAGGTCCAAACTGAAGAACACCGCATTTATCCTCTGGTCGCGAAGTGGTTTATTGAAGAGCGTGTAAGGATGGAAAACGGCATTGCATACTTTGATGATAAAGAACTTGGCGTTCACGGTTACACCGGTCCTCATAACTGA
- the fadE gene encoding acyl-CoA dehydrogenase FadE, with protein sequence MSLLFSVIVLFLIWGICLYHRASLLVTLSSLFATLAMLTFLNIAGAVAWYFMLLIVACTTIPALRQILFTSFLYNQFSTKLPHISKTETEALHAGTVWWEAELFRGKPDWKKLHQYPAPHLTAKEQAFIDGPVNQVCEMANDFQITHELADLPPEIWNFLKKHRFFALIIKKQYGGLEFSAHAQSVILQKLASVSGILSITVGVPNSLGPGELLQHYGTEKQKNHYLPRLASGKEIPCFALTSTEAGSDATSIPDKGIVCEGTWDGKKILGIRLTWNKRYITLAPIATVIGLAFKLKDPDHLLGEKTNIGITCALIPADLPGIKIGRRHFPLNVPFQNGPTQGDNVFIPLDFIIGGAAMAGQGWRMLVECLSVGRGITLPSNSSGVTKTVALTTGAYARIRHQFKQPIGQMEGIEEPLARLGGNAYLMDATCWLTTTGIDSGEKPSIISAIVKLHTTHRTQLVLKDAMDILAGKSICLGPSNYLARYYQSAPIAVTVEGANILTRSMIIFGQGIIRCHPYIIQEMEIVRSDHQHGQKAFDKILSQHIVYILSNFVRSFWFGLSDGIGSVSPVKDQTRRYYQQLTRYSANLALLADITLLTQGARLKRKERLSARLGDIISHLYLASSCLKRYEDEGRCEEDLPLLKWATEDCMKEIETAILQLLHNYPSRWLSRWLKCVLMPFGSLRHGPDDELDHQVAMILQSPVASRNRLGCYLYQNPVPNNPAGQINQALNHILDAEPIFEKICQHKSEHYPFMKLDKLAAMARREALISEEEAHILVRAEQERLYVIGVDDFSSEDLMGGQYKK encoded by the coding sequence ATGAGCCTGCTGTTTTCTGTGATTGTTTTATTTCTGATATGGGGAATTTGCTTATACCACCGGGCTTCTTTGCTTGTGACTCTCAGTAGCCTGTTCGCCACTTTAGCGATGTTAACCTTTTTAAACATCGCTGGGGCTGTTGCCTGGTACTTTATGTTACTCATTGTGGCCTGCACAACAATCCCGGCTTTAAGACAAATATTATTCACCTCTTTTTTATACAATCAGTTTTCAACCAAACTGCCACATATTTCCAAAACAGAAACTGAAGCACTGCATGCCGGAACGGTCTGGTGGGAAGCTGAATTATTCAGGGGAAAGCCAGACTGGAAAAAACTTCATCAATATCCTGCACCACATCTTACTGCGAAAGAACAGGCATTTATTGATGGGCCGGTGAACCAGGTCTGCGAAATGGCCAATGATTTTCAGATCACACATGAGCTGGCCGATTTACCGCCAGAGATCTGGAACTTCCTTAAAAAGCACCGGTTTTTTGCTCTTATTATCAAGAAACAATATGGCGGTCTTGAGTTTTCAGCGCATGCTCAATCGGTCATATTACAGAAGCTCGCCAGCGTCTCCGGTATCTTATCGATCACGGTTGGCGTACCTAACTCACTGGGACCCGGTGAATTGTTACAACATTATGGAACGGAAAAACAAAAAAATCATTATCTCCCCAGACTGGCATCAGGAAAAGAGATTCCATGCTTTGCCCTGACCAGCACTGAAGCAGGTTCAGACGCAACCTCCATTCCTGACAAAGGCATTGTTTGTGAGGGAACCTGGGACGGCAAAAAAATATTGGGTATCCGTCTGACATGGAACAAGCGCTATATTACTCTGGCTCCAATCGCAACAGTGATCGGACTGGCTTTTAAGCTCAAAGATCCGGATCACCTGCTGGGGGAAAAAACCAATATTGGTATCACTTGTGCACTGATTCCGGCAGATCTGCCGGGGATCAAAATCGGCAGGCGGCATTTTCCATTAAATGTGCCATTTCAAAACGGCCCGACTCAGGGGGATAATGTGTTTATCCCGCTTGACTTTATCATTGGCGGCGCAGCCATGGCAGGTCAGGGCTGGAGAATGTTGGTTGAGTGTCTTTCTGTCGGTCGGGGAATTACTCTGCCATCCAACTCTTCTGGCGTGACAAAAACCGTTGCACTGACGACAGGTGCCTACGCAAGAATCCGTCACCAGTTCAAGCAACCCATCGGACAGATGGAAGGTATTGAAGAACCACTTGCAAGGCTTGGCGGAAATGCTTATCTCATGGATGCAACCTGCTGGTTAACCACCACAGGGATTGATTCAGGAGAAAAACCATCCATTATTTCAGCCATAGTCAAACTACACACAACGCACAGAACACAGCTGGTTCTCAAAGATGCCATGGATATTCTGGCCGGTAAAAGCATCTGTCTCGGACCATCGAATTATCTGGCCCGCTATTACCAGAGTGCACCGATAGCGGTCACAGTAGAAGGCGCAAATATTTTAACCCGCTCGATGATCATTTTCGGTCAGGGAATCATTCGGTGCCATCCTTATATCATTCAGGAAATGGAAATTGTCCGCTCAGATCATCAGCATGGTCAGAAAGCCTTTGATAAGATACTCAGCCAACATATTGTCTATATACTCAGCAACTTTGTCCGTTCGTTCTGGTTCGGCCTTAGCGATGGAATCGGCAGTGTAAGCCCGGTTAAAGATCAGACCAGGCGATACTATCAGCAACTCACCCGCTACAGCGCTAATCTGGCTCTGTTAGCCGACATCACATTACTGACTCAGGGAGCCCGGCTGAAAAGAAAAGAGCGCTTGTCAGCCCGGCTTGGAGATATCATCAGTCACCTTTATCTGGCCTCATCCTGCCTGAAACGCTATGAAGATGAAGGGCGTTGTGAAGAAGATCTACCCCTGTTGAAATGGGCAACAGAAGACTGTATGAAAGAGATAGAAACAGCAATTTTACAACTACTTCACAATTACCCTTCCCGCTGGTTAAGCCGTTGGTTAAAGTGCGTGCTGATGCCTTTCGGCTCTCTCCGGCATGGTCCCGATGATGAACTTGATCATCAGGTAGCTATGATTCTTCAGTCTCCGGTTGCTTCCAGAAATCGCCTGGGATGCTATTTGTATCAAAACCCTGTTCCGAACAACCCTGCAGGTCAAATCAACCAGGCGCTCAACCATATTCTTGACGCTGAGCCGATATTTGAAAAAATATGCCAGCATAAAAGTGAACATTATCCATTTATGAAGCTGGATAAATTAGCAGCAATGGCACGACGGGAAGCGCTGATTTCAGAAGAAGAAGCTCATATTTTAGTTCGGGCTGAACAAGAAAGACTTTATGTGATCGGCGTAGACGATTTTTCATCAGAAGACTTGATGGGCGGGCAATATAAAAAATGA
- the upp gene encoding uracil phosphoribosyltransferase — protein sequence MKVVEIKHPLVKHKLGLMREGDISTKRFRELATEVGSLLTYEATANFETEKVTIEGWDGPVEVDQLKGKKVTVVPILRAGLGMMDGVLEHIPSARISVVGIYRDEETLQPVPYFNKIASNIEERIALVVDPMLATGGSMIATIDLLKSKGCKNFKVLVLVAAPEGIEALEKAHPDVELYTAAIDEKLNDKGYIVPGLGDAGDKIFGTK from the coding sequence ATGAAAGTTGTTGAAATTAAACACCCTTTGGTCAAACACAAATTAGGCCTGATGCGGGAAGGGGATATCAGCACAAAGCGTTTTCGTGAACTGGCGACTGAGGTCGGTAGTTTATTGACTTATGAAGCAACCGCAAATTTTGAAACAGAAAAAGTGACGATTGAAGGTTGGGATGGACCGGTTGAGGTTGATCAACTGAAAGGGAAAAAAGTCACTGTTGTGCCGATTCTGAGAGCCGGGCTTGGCATGATGGATGGTGTGCTGGAGCACATTCCCAGTGCCCGGATTAGTGTGGTGGGTATCTACCGTGATGAAGAAACCCTTCAGCCTGTTCCTTATTTCAACAAAATCGCTTCAAATATTGAGGAACGTATCGCACTTGTTGTGGATCCGATGCTTGCCACTGGTGGTTCGATGATTGCGACCATTGATTTGCTGAAATCAAAGGGCTGCAAAAACTTCAAAGTGTTAGTTCTGGTTGCTGCGCCTGAAGGGATTGAAGCATTAGAAAAAGCCCACCCTGATGTGGAACTTTATACAGCAGCAATTGATGAAAAGCTGAATGATAAAGGCTATATCGTCCCCGGACTCGGTGATGCGGGCGATAAGATTTTTGGTACGAAGTAA
- the purM gene encoding phosphoribosylformylglycinamidine cyclo-ligase: MTGQNKSLSYKDAGVDIDAGNALVDRIKGAVKQTRRPEVMGGLGGFGALCEIPAKYSHPVLVSGTDGVGTKLRLALDMKKHDTIGIDLVAMCVNDLIVQGAEPLFFLDYYATGKLDVDTAADVVSGIAEGCQSAGCALIGGETAEMPGMYEGNDYDVAGFCVGVVEKENIIDGSKVSAGDSLIAVGSSGPHSNGFSLIRKILEVSGADLSEKLENKTIGEHLLEPTKIYIKSGLKLIAEHDIHAISHITGGGFWENIPRVLPENTKAVIQGNSWEWPEIFKWLQAQGNVETHEMYRTFNCGVGLIIALPSEQAHSAVELLKAEGENAWIIGQIEQADTNEEQVEIK; encoded by the coding sequence GTGACTGGACAAAACAAGTCTCTGAGTTACAAAGATGCCGGTGTAGACATTGATGCAGGTAATGCACTTGTTGACAGAATTAAAGGTGCAGTAAAACAGACCCGACGCCCTGAAGTAATGGGAGGTTTAGGTGGTTTTGGTGCACTATGTGAAATCCCTGCTAAATATTCTCATCCTGTACTTGTCTCTGGTACCGATGGCGTAGGCACAAAACTACGTCTGGCTCTGGATATGAAAAAACATGATACGATCGGAATCGATTTAGTCGCGATGTGCGTCAATGATCTGATTGTTCAGGGGGCTGAACCTCTTTTTTTCCTCGATTATTATGCAACCGGAAAACTGGATGTCGATACCGCAGCTGATGTCGTCTCAGGTATTGCTGAGGGATGTCAATCAGCTGGATGTGCATTAATCGGCGGTGAAACGGCTGAAATGCCCGGCATGTATGAAGGTAACGATTATGATGTTGCTGGTTTTTGCGTCGGTGTTGTCGAAAAAGAAAATATCATCGATGGATCAAAAGTCAGTGCAGGTGACAGCCTGATTGCTGTAGGTTCAAGTGGCCCTCATTCAAATGGTTTTTCTCTTATTCGTAAAATCCTGGAAGTTTCCGGCGCTGATTTAAGTGAAAAGCTGGAAAATAAAACCATTGGTGAACACCTGCTGGAACCCACAAAAATCTATATCAAATCTGGTTTAAAACTGATTGCAGAACATGATATTCATGCAATTTCTCATATTACCGGTGGTGGTTTCTGGGAAAATATCCCAAGAGTGCTTCCTGAGAATACAAAGGCAGTCATTCAGGGAAATAGCTGGGAATGGCCGGAAATCTTCAAGTGGCTTCAGGCTCAGGGAAATGTCGAGACCCATGAAATGTACCGGACATTTAACTGTGGTGTCGGGCTCATCATCGCCCTTCCTTCTGAGCAGGCTCACTCTGCAGTTGAACTTTTAAAGGCAGAAGGTGAAAATGCATGGATTATCGGTCAGATCGAACAAGCCGACACGAATGAAGAACAGGTTGAGATAAAGTAA
- a CDS encoding TIGR03503 family protein, translated as MLRTLIIIVGLVVSLGSNAATKSSMSLLDNRFRVDPTISQINFVIYRSKPSRPVVLVRPDGVKYYSSRHPDNVQWYQEPAMDIVSIDNPMPGPWQAIGKVTPKNNVQLISNLKLTASKLPVRIFHNETIKFTARLTSDDKPLKLRDFLDRVKLRVTFTKYVENADKLLKEARPIPNVVGEFADDGRGLDEKAGDGVFTVKLNISPEPGKYRVRITSGNGVFLRAQEQEVLVYPTPYTTTFIQSRIAGQPHQIIFTGLAGTITPGSLVAHVEQENIYGDVYYAEGSTGEQGQTIKLMIPNSGALGNYKWDGEVYATDFASKRQLAFAVPLHTYSVVEELDLVKTRLLQEQAKQEQLRKEREAALLAHREKSRIMKMIYIGVGNVVVIIIGLIGWLLYRKHQAKKALQPKLQLNMPKK; from the coding sequence ATGTTGCGGACTTTAATCATCATCGTTGGGCTTGTCGTGAGTCTGGGAAGTAATGCTGCAACAAAATCTTCAATGTCGTTACTGGATAACCGTTTTCGTGTTGACCCGACCATTTCTCAGATTAACTTTGTTATTTATCGTTCCAAGCCATCCCGCCCGGTTGTTTTAGTCCGGCCTGATGGCGTCAAGTATTATTCATCACGTCACCCGGACAATGTGCAATGGTATCAGGAGCCTGCGATGGATATTGTTTCCATTGACAACCCGATGCCGGGACCGTGGCAGGCTATTGGTAAAGTGACTCCCAAAAATAATGTACAGCTCATATCGAACCTGAAATTGACCGCGTCAAAATTACCTGTCCGGATTTTTCACAATGAGACGATTAAGTTTACTGCCCGGCTGACATCTGATGATAAACCACTGAAGCTGCGTGATTTCTTAGATCGGGTCAAGTTACGGGTAACATTTACCAAGTATGTTGAAAACGCAGATAAATTGCTGAAAGAGGCCAGACCGATTCCGAATGTTGTCGGAGAGTTTGCTGATGACGGGCGGGGTTTAGACGAAAAAGCCGGGGATGGCGTCTTTACCGTGAAGTTAAACATCTCACCTGAACCGGGCAAGTATCGTGTCAGGATTACCTCGGGAAATGGTGTATTTCTCCGGGCTCAGGAACAGGAAGTTTTGGTGTATCCAACGCCATATACAACGACTTTTATCCAGTCCCGCATCGCAGGACAGCCCCATCAAATCATTTTTACTGGTCTTGCCGGCACAATTACACCGGGCTCTTTAGTGGCGCATGTGGAGCAAGAGAACATCTACGGTGATGTTTATTATGCTGAAGGGAGTACAGGAGAGCAGGGACAGACTATTAAACTGATGATCCCTAACTCCGGGGCGCTTGGAAACTATAAATGGGATGGCGAGGTTTATGCGACCGATTTTGCCTCAAAACGTCAGCTAGCTTTTGCTGTTCCCTTGCATACCTATAGTGTTGTTGAAGAGCTGGACCTTGTGAAGACCCGTTTATTGCAGGAACAGGCGAAGCAAGAGCAACTGCGTAAAGAGCGGGAAGCTGCATTACTGGCGCACCGGGAAAAATCCCGGATCATGAAGATGATATATATCGGTGTCGGGAATGTTGTTGTTATTATCATTGGGCTCATCGGATGGCTGCTATACCGCAAACATCAGGCGAAGAAAGCACTCCAGCCTAAACTTCAGCTGAATATGCCAAAGAAATAA
- a CDS encoding class II glutamine amidotransferase: MCELLGMSANVPTDICFSFTGLIQRGGKTGPHRDGWGITFYEGKGFRTFKDPKPGYQSAIAQLVQNYPIKSKAVVSHIRQANRGHVNLENTHPFTRELWGRFWTFAHNGQLTGFEDLDTENHRPVGQTDSEQAFCWLLKKLDDVYPLPPANMKDVYRYIASCCDQLKEMGVFNMLLTDGEYVMSYCTNHLYWITRQAPFGKATLIDEDVEVNFQEETSPEDIVTVIATQPLTANEAWTRMKPGEYNVFHCGELIESNAALLKDVPFAEAKPGC; encoded by the coding sequence ATGTGTGAATTGCTCGGGATGAGTGCAAATGTTCCGACGGATATCTGTTTTAGTTTTACAGGATTGATTCAGCGAGGTGGTAAAACCGGTCCACACCGGGATGGCTGGGGCATTACCTTTTATGAGGGGAAAGGATTCAGGACTTTTAAAGATCCAAAACCAGGGTATCAGTCTGCAATTGCACAACTGGTACAGAATTATCCGATTAAGAGCAAAGCGGTCGTCAGTCATATCAGACAGGCAAACCGTGGTCACGTAAATCTGGAAAATACCCATCCATTTACCAGAGAGCTATGGGGTAGATTCTGGACATTTGCCCATAATGGCCAGCTGACTGGCTTTGAAGATCTTGATACGGAAAATCATCGGCCGGTTGGTCAGACAGATAGTGAGCAGGCTTTCTGCTGGTTACTGAAAAAGCTGGATGATGTTTATCCTCTGCCGCCGGCTAACATGAAAGATGTATATCGTTACATTGCTTCCTGCTGTGATCAGTTAAAAGAGATGGGGGTCTTTAATATGCTGCTGACAGATGGTGAGTATGTCATGAGCTATTGTACGAATCATCTGTACTGGATCACCCGTCAGGCGCCTTTTGGTAAAGCCACATTGATCGATGAGGATGTTGAAGTTAATTTTCAGGAAGAGACCTCCCCGGAGGATATTGTCACGGTGATTGCAACTCAGCCTTTAACGGCTAATGAGGCGTGGACCCGGATGAAGCCGGGAGAGTATAACGTTTTTCATTGTGGAGAACTGATAGAAAGCAATGCTGCGTTATTGAAAGATGTGCCTTTTGCTGAGGCGAAACCCGGTTGTTAG
- the rnhA gene encoding ribonuclease HI, whose product MTKQVEIFTDGSCLGNPGPGGYGIVLRYKQVEKTLSQGFRLTTNNRMEMMAAVVALQSLKEPCHVVLTTDSQYVRQGITQWIFNWKKRGWKTADKKAVKNADLWQALDQEAQKHKIDWHWVKGHTGHRENELCDELARTAAESPTQDDTGYIPAA is encoded by the coding sequence ATGACGAAGCAGGTAGAAATTTTCACTGACGGCTCCTGTCTTGGAAATCCGGGCCCCGGTGGATACGGTATTGTATTACGCTATAAACAAGTTGAAAAAACACTATCTCAGGGTTTCCGGCTCACCACAAATAACCGGATGGAGATGATGGCTGCAGTGGTTGCGCTTCAGTCACTTAAGGAACCCTGTCATGTGGTTTTAACAACGGACAGCCAATACGTTCGCCAGGGTATCACGCAGTGGATATTTAACTGGAAAAAAAGAGGATGGAAAACCGCGGATAAAAAAGCGGTTAAAAACGCAGATCTGTGGCAGGCACTCGATCAAGAAGCGCAAAAGCACAAGATTGACTGGCACTGGGTCAAAGGACATACGGGGCACAGAGAAAATGAGCTCTGCGATGAACTAGCCCGGACTGCGGCAGAAAGCCCAACTCAGGATGATACAGGATATATCCCGGCAGCCTGA
- the lpcA gene encoding D-sedoheptulose 7-phosphate isomerase produces the protein MYQDLIKNELAEAADVLNTFLSNDENIAQIEKAAKLLADSFKQGGKVLSCGNGGSHCDAMHFAEELTGRYRENRPGYPGIAISDPSHLSCVSNDFGYEFVFSRYVEAVGAQGDVLFGLSTSGNSGNILKAIEAAKAKGMKTIALTGKDGGKMAGIADVEIRVPHFGYADRIQEIHIKIIHILIMLIEKEMA, from the coding sequence ATGTATCAGGATTTAATTAAAAATGAGCTGGCTGAAGCCGCTGATGTTTTAAATACTTTTTTAAGTAATGATGAGAATATTGCTCAAATAGAAAAAGCGGCGAAGTTGCTTGCAGATTCATTTAAGCAGGGAGGAAAAGTTCTTTCCTGTGGCAACGGTGGCTCTCACTGTGATGCGATGCATTTTGCCGAGGAGTTGACAGGGCGTTATCGTGAAAATCGTCCGGGTTATCCGGGAATTGCGATTTCAGATCCCAGTCACTTATCTTGTGTCAGTAATGATTTTGGTTATGAGTTTGTTTTTTCCCGCTATGTTGAAGCGGTTGGTGCTCAGGGCGATGTTTTATTCGGACTATCAACATCCGGTAATTCAGGCAATATTTTGAAGGCAATAGAAGCGGCTAAAGCGAAAGGGATGAAAACCATCGCATTAACCGGTAAAGATGGTGGAAAAATGGCCGGTATTGCTGACGTTGAAATCCGGGTGCCGCATTTTGGTTATGCTGATCGAATTCAGGAAATTCATATTAAAATCATTCATATTTTAATTATGTTGATTGAGAAAGAAATGGCTTGA
- the smrA gene encoding DNA endonuclease SmrA has protein sequence MSQEDFNLFQQMVQGVKPLSHDTAELKTSHQATEAQLARREAAEFINKDDEDYLSLNHAPMLKPYDVIAFKRNGVQDGVYRKLRLGKYPLQARLDLHRHTLEQARKEIIRFIDQCNKMDIRTVVIVHGKGERSNPPALLKSFIAHWMPQIDNVQCVHSAQPQHGGTGAVYVLLRKSQAQKLENRERHQKRHPIS, from the coding sequence ATGTCCCAGGAAGATTTCAATCTGTTTCAGCAGATGGTTCAGGGGGTAAAACCTTTAAGTCATGATACAGCCGAGCTGAAAACCAGTCACCAGGCCACTGAGGCGCAGTTAGCCCGGCGGGAAGCGGCTGAGTTTATCAATAAAGATGATGAAGATTATCTTTCCTTAAATCATGCACCGATGCTTAAGCCTTATGATGTCATTGCATTTAAAAGAAATGGTGTACAGGATGGCGTTTACAGGAAATTACGTCTGGGAAAGTATCCGCTTCAGGCCAGGTTAGATCTTCACCGCCATACTCTCGAACAAGCCAGAAAAGAAATCATCAGATTTATCGATCAATGTAATAAAATGGATATCAGGACGGTTGTGATTGTTCATGGCAAAGGGGAACGCTCCAATCCTCCTGCATTGCTCAAAAGTTTTATTGCTCACTGGATGCCACAAATTGATAACGTTCAATGTGTTCACAGCGCCCAGCCTCAGCATGGTGGAACCGGCGCAGTTTATGTACTACTCAGAAAAAGTCAGGCACAAAAGCTGGAAAACCGGGAACGTCATCAAAAAAGACATCCAATCTCCTGA